Part of the Limihaloglobus sulfuriphilus genome is shown below.
CTTTATAGGGGTTTGGTTAATCCATTTAACTAAACTAAACGATATCTTATTTTTCTCTTCTTTAGAGTAATCGTTAAAAGAGCTTATAACGGAAAAAGGACGATAGTTCTTAATCTTGCGACTATAATTTGAACGGTGAGTTTTCTTAAAACAAACCTCCTCATAATGGTTTAAGGAGCTGTCATTCCCATGACCTTCAAATATCACAGGTGGTGGATAAGCCCTGACACCTAACTTTTCCCATAATTTCTGAAGTTTTTTTATAGTTTCAGTTTTGTTCAATTCAATATAGGCTCCTGAAAGCCACACTAGGTGCTTTCTATCTTCATATGAAACAAAAATGTTCTGCCATCCTGTTTCATGGTCAAGGTTGATGGGGGTTGCTACGGCCTTTATTTGAGGTTCGATATTGTCCGTACTAAACAGGCTATTTTCATCGTTAAGTTTATAAGATAATCTGCAGCTGCCATCTGAAAGTAAAACAGGTATGTCTTTGAATTTATCATACATGTCTTGAAATTGTGAAAGGAAGACAGTTGCGTAAACAAGATCAGACTCACTGATATGCTCGTAATTATCCCTTAGCCAATTCGATACATCAATAGCATAATTGTCTTTCGAAAAATTGTAAACATTAAGTGTTTTGGTCATCCATTTCCGGAGCTCAGAATCATCCACTATTCTTTCTAAGAAATCTTGTTTCAGGAATGCCAATGGCACACGAACGAACTCGGGGACACTTGCAAGAATCTGTTTAATATTATCATCACATTCAAAATAAATAGGTTGTTCATTGTCACATGACCATCGAAGTTTCCCCTCAACAACAACCGGGACTACCGGACAACCAGTCAAGTCATTATCATTGTCATATGATCTAAGATATTGATAGCATTCGAGTAGCCAATCGTAATCATGCTTATCAATCCATTCAATATCTTTAAAACTTTCTATGACATAATCAAAAGGTAGCTTTCTAACGCCCACTGCTTTCAACTCTTCTTCAAAATGAGCAATCTCTTTTTTTACAAGTCTTTGTTCGAGAAAGATTAGAGGGAAAACATCATTTTCCAAAAGTCCTCTAAATTTGCGGTGTGGCTTATAAGTTTTTTCAGGTTTACACAATAAATTATCTGGTTCTGTAAGGATTATCTCATGATTCTTGAGTTCATTCTGAACACCTTCAACTACTGCATTTAAAAAAGAATAGTTAGTCTTTGTGGGTATAGTGGCATATATGGCATATTTTGATCTATTGACACCAAATCACTTTGCAAGCAAGATAAAACACCTTCTCTATAGACTATTGAGATGCAATCCCGGAGCCACTCATTCCACGATTCTTCTTCGTGAATACCTTCACGAGAACTAACAAGTAGAAAATCCGCGTTTATTAAAAATGGGATACCTGTTTCTTCCCATACAGGTAAATAAGCAAACAACTTTTGCTGCGAAGACTTTTTATTTAAGGGCAAGGCTACAGAAACTACGCGTTTTTGTGTTTTAGGTCTTTTGTCCGAATAAGCGTATTCAGGTTTGTCAAATTCTTCTGAATTTATCCAGTACACTGCTGTCCTGAATCCTTCAGCGTTTTTACAATGAATCAATTTAACAAGAGGGTAAGATTCATCTTTTTTCTCAATGACAATCTTGTAATTGTCTTTTGGCGTATCAACTACTATTTCTATTTTTTTTATTCTTTTTAGAAATAGAATTGTTTCCGGTTCTATTTCTTCTAAATACTTAAGGAGATTATTCACTGCATCATTTTCTTTGTTTAATGGTAATATTATGGTAGTCCAGTCCCGGTTAATCTCATTTGGAATAATGTCGATCCATTTGGGAACTATGTAGCCCAATTTAGTTTCTTCATCGTTTTCTGGAAGAGAAAATTGGAAACCATTCGAAAATATAGATGGTGAATTTGTTATCTTGAAAACAGACTTAAAGCCTATTCCTTTTTCTCCAATATATCCTTGAGATTTGTCTTTTGTTGATTTTCCAATTTTACAAATAGCATCAACATGGCTTTCTTCAAAACCAGTTTCATTGTTTTCAATGATCAGCGAAATTTCCTTTTTGCGTTGCAAATTGATCTCAGCTATTTTAAAGCGAAGCGTTGGACTAACATCATCAGCATAATTATTATCCTCTGCATTCTGGATAAGTTCGAATATAAAATGAGTGTCCTTTGAGTATAAGTCCTCTGCAAGCGTTTTAATACTGCTCGAATAGCCTTCCAATGTACGCTGTGTGTTTTTATTGGGACTGTAATCATCCCTTATCTTATTAATAAACTCTTTTTTATCCATGTTGGCTAATGCCCTATCTTAATTATTCCATAAGCAACAGGTTCTGTATGTATATCGGCTTTTTCCTTAGCCTCTTCGATTTTTGATTTCCGCCGCTGGTAAGCAGCCTCTGTATTTTCAAGCTGGCTTTGTTTCATTCGTCTTATCTTTTCGTTATCAGCAGAATCCAGTTGGCTTTGCAGAACAGCTGATTTTGCGTTATGACTTGTTCTAAGGCTGTCTAGTTTAATATTGCAAACTTCTATAGTTTTTTGTTTATGCTCTTTGTTTGCATTCTTCCATAGTGTGTAGTGTCTCTTTTCTACATCTGAATAATCGTCCTTCGAGACCGTGCCGCTGTATTCATAATCCACAGTCTCCTGCAGCAAAGCGAATAAATTCTCTTCTAAATCAGGATCTTCGCAAACAGCTATAAGCTCCATATCTTGAACAAAGCCCTGTTTTGCCCAGGTAAATATCATGAATCTGTACTCACCCGGTTGGGTAATATCTGTTGATACCCTGACCGTTAAGCATGACATTTTCTTTGTATCAACAATCATGACAGCCTGTTTTACCAGCGGATGAAGCGGCATTATAAATTGAGCTTCTCTGTTGTCAGAAGCGCATTCACCGTCAAAGGTTAACCTGCAAACCTGGTCCGCACCTTCGAGCCATCGCTGCCACTGCCTGTTTAACCTTGACTTATCTAAAGATAGCGACTTGAAATCCGCCAGAAGTCTCTGCCGGGCTTCCTTAGACAGGCGAAGGGTCTTCAATGGCTGCCGGCCGAGTATATATTCCCCTTCGCCGCACCTGCTGAGAAGATATGTCTCCACCAGAAGCCTTATTGCCTGCGGGCTGAGCCAGTAACTCTCGCCGGACTCCAGTTTTTGCTGAGCATTATTTGTTGGCACCTGAAGCCCGAAAAACTGGTGCTGGTGATCCTCAAGCTCTCTTTGTTTTTCAATCTGGAGTACCTCATTGTCAGCAAGCTGTTTTAGCTTTTCCTGTCTCTGCTGGTCTGTAAGTTCCAGGTTGGTAGCAATGTCGCGAAGTTTTTCGGTTATTTCGCCCAGTATTTCTTCACAATCGCCTATGCTTTCTTTGAAAACTCCTATTCGCAACAGACAGCGGGAATAGATATCAGCGTCAATAGTACCCTTCACAATCAGGTTGTATATTGCCACAGCCTCGCTCTTCTGACCCCGTCTGTCAATACGGCCTATTCTCTGCTCAATTCGCATTGGATTCCACGGCAGGTCATAATTAACCATTGCATCGCAGAATTGATAATCCAACCCCTCACATCCGACTTCTGAGAACAGCAGAACATCTATGGCATCCTCATCAGTTTTATCTTTCTCGAATCTGTTCCGAAGTGTCACCCGTACCTCATCAGGTATGTCGCCATGTATCAAACCAATCCTTATGCCTGCGCCTTTTAGTTTGCCGGCGAGATAGTTCAGAGTATGCCTGAAAGAGCTGAAAATCATCAATTTGTTGTTCGGCATAGAAATTTTCTGATCAACTATTTTTTTCAAAGCATCATATTTTGGATCCTGTTCTGGAAGTTTGTGCAGACATTCTTCTATCTCGGCGGATAAACTTCGTAGATATTCAATATCCTCACCTGTCAAATCAATTTCATCATCAGATATGCTGCAGTTGGCTATCGCTGATAGCTTTTTGTCGGTAATTTCTTTGATGAATGGTGTCAGACCATATACACAGCTTGATAGCTGTCGGCGAATAGTAGAGGTCATCCACTTAATGTTTATTCCGCCGTGACTGCGGCCTAAGCGTTCAATTTCAAATTGAAGTATTGCATCATAGAAGATTCGCTGTTCATTGGTGAAATCAACCTCAACTGTCTCGACATTACGTACACAAAAATCAGCAATGTCTCTGCGGCGTGTACGATTTATTATTGAAGCGAAACTGTGAAAACCTTCTATTGCAGATATGGCAGAGACTCTCGCTTTAGAATCCAGAGTATCCTTATTGAGCTTTTTGGTCAAATTTTGGAATTCTGTGTTCTTATAGGCGGTTTGACCATATCGGGTACATTCCGCTTTCTGCAGGGCATTTAAAGCTTTTATCTGCCAGTCATGGCCGCCGATCCTTGCAAAAGATAAGGCTTTATTGATATGCGGATTTGGCTCTACCAGATACTTAAAGCTGTCCAGATCGACTATAAGATCAGGGCGTAGAAGATTCAGCAGAGTGTAAAGGTCACTGTTTCCCATTTGTACAGGCGTAGCGGTAAGAAAAACCACAGATTCGGCGTTGCGGCAAAAACACTCTACAGCTCTATAACCATATGTATTACTGTTTCTTATGTGATGTGCCTCATCTACTATCACCATATCAAATTTTATGTCATCGGCTAAATCTTCTATACCTTTTAAATGGCGTTTCCTGTCTCCTTCAACTGTTATTTCGCTGAATAATGAATATGTTAGAATTGTTTTATTATGCTGTTGAGGCCAGCACTCTTTGTATGTCTCGTCTAAACAGTACTTTAAGCTCTTACCGTCAAGTTCAGTAAAATCCTCATCAAACCGCTTCATTTCGCTGAACCACTTTTTCTCAGTAACAAGCGGTTTGGGACAGATAACCAAGACGGATTCTACTTCCTTGCGGGCTTGAAGCTCGCGCATTATCAATCCGGCCTCTATAGTTTTACCTACTCCAACACCGTCAGCTATCAAAATTCGCGGCTGTTCCGATTTGATAATCTTCATTACCGGCATAAATTGATAAGGGACAATATCAATTCTGGCGGCGTTAAGAGAGTATAGTTTATCTACAGACGGGTTTTTCAATTGTAATGCGGTTAATTTGCGGTGCAGTTGGTCTATTGTGGATTTAGATTGTTTGCTGGTTTCTGCCGGCTCGATCTGTGATTCATAGAAAATTTTATTATCACCATCTATGAATACGGTTATTATAGCTTCAGTGTCTGTTAGTTTTATTCCAGTAACAGCTCCTTTTTTGTTCTTATCACTCTTAAGGCATATGATATTGCCGATTTCTAAGCCTGTAGCGGTTTTTTTCATGGTTTCTGTTGTTAAATTAGACTTTTCACTGGGAGTTGACGGTACCTCTTTTAAAAGATTTTTTTTCAATTGTCCGGCAGCTTCCTGCACCAATTTGTTTTCGTCCCAGCTTTCTGCAAATCGCTGAATTGTGTCAAGATCACGGTTAACATCTTTTGCGTTTATACCCTCACTGGAAACATGTGCCCATCGGTTCCTCACAATTTTCATTTCGTGCAGGTAACATTTGTTTTCAGGAGTTAGGCTCGGCTCTTTATCACTTAAGTTATACCAGTTTTTTTCAAATATTCGCAGTAAGGCAGCTAGGTCAAGCCTTGCTAAAGATTTGATATTACTGCGTTTAACCATTTCATTCTGCTGATAAGATAAGTTTGGAATTACATACTCTTTCCACCATTTTCCCGACATTTTTAACAATCTGCTCTCCAGCCACTTGCAAAGCCCCTCGCTTATAAGCTGTTGAAGTGCTACCATTTTCGGCGTTACATCGTTCATAAATAAACCCCATATATTTATTATAACTGTACTTATTACCTGTGTATAATAATTTAATATAAGAGAATGTCAACTTCACTTTCTGAGATAGTGGATTTATAGGTGATTTTGTCTTTAAATAAATGGCATGGTGGAAGTTATGAGTTTTATGTGTGTAACAATAAAACGGGCTCCGGCCGCCAGAACGGCCGGAGCCGTTGCATTCAGACGGATTTATATTCTTGTCTGCAAACCACCGAACTCCTCCCTGTCCGGTTCTGTCTTCGAGTTTACAGGCGAGTAAGGGCGTATCCGCCTGAATATCGTCAGTTCGACTGAAAATTATTGCGGCATATCAAGTATGAAAGGTCTCAGGTGCGGGTTCAGGTATGCAAAAACGGTTTTATTATAAGCCGGGGTGCCTTACTCCATTAGCAAGCCGTAAATAAAAATACGGCAACCGTTCAATCTCCGAATTTTCAATAATGAATTTTAGAATAAATAAAAACTAAATTCAAGCAAAATCGTTAAAACGTTTACAGGCATAGGTATAGAAGAAACCTTATTTACCCAGTCCCCGATTCATTGAGCCGCTTTGGTATCCGTCAAGGTCCAGCGAGATGTAATTGAATCCCGATTTTCTCAGCTCAGAGCATATACGGTCTCTGATATTTTTTTCCAGTATGCGGCTCATCTGGCTCTGGGGCAGCTCAATTCTCGCTGTGTCGCCGCAGAATCTGATACGGAAGCCGCTGAAGCCAAGCTCATAAAGCACCTGCTCAGACTTTTCAATCTGTTTAAGAATCTCAGGTGTGATTTCTGTATCATAGGGCAGTCTGGTCGCCAGGCATGTAGTGGTGGGCATATCAGCCTGTGGCAGTTTCATCCGCCGTGCATAATTTCGTATGTCATCCTTTGACATACCCGCATCATCGAGCGGGCAAAGAACGCCAAGCTCCTCTACTGCTTTGTTACCGGGGCGGTAATCGCTGTAATCGTCAGTGTTTGTCCCGCAGGCAACGTGTTCAAAGCCCATTTGGCGGGCTTGCTGCTGAATTCGTGCAAACAGATGTTTTTTGCAGTAATAACACCTCATTGTGGAATTACATGTAAACTCCCCGATACTCATGACATCGGCATCAGCCCTGATAATTTTTAAACCCAGATTCGCGGCGGTTTTTTCTGCATCTCTGATCTGATTTTCAGGGATTATAGGCCCCTGCGCCATAAAAAGCAGCACATTTTCCCTGCCAAGCGTTTCCGCGGCTGCGGCGGCGAGGAATGTACTGTCCAGCCCGCCGGAGAAGGCGATTGCAAGTTTCTGGTAACCTTTAAGGGTGTTTTTTAGATTTGAGAGTTTATCTGCCATAAATGCCGATGGTGAGATTCGAACTCACGACCCCAGCTTTACGAAAGCTGTGCTCTGCCAACTGAGCTACATCGGCTAGAAGTGGGGCTATTATATAGATTTCGATTTGGTTGTAAATATACTATTCTTTGCGAACCTGATTAAAATTCCTATAATATATAAATCAGTATGAAAAAAAGAAAACGAAACACCCATATTACCGCGGCTTTTACGCCGCGAAAAGCTCCCGCGCCATACAGGCAGTGGGGAGAAGATATCGAGCCGGAGGCTATCAGGCAGATGGACAACGCCTGTATGCTGCCGGTTTCAGTTCGCGGCGCTCTTATGCCGGACGCCCATACAGGCTACGGCCTGCCTATCGGCGGGGTTTTGGCAACTGAAAATGCTGTTATACCGTATGCGGTCGGCGTAGATATTGCCTGCCGTATGAAGATGACAGTGCTGGATTTACCCGTCTCGGCGATTGAAAATGAGCCTCAGCGGCTCAAAGATTCCCTGTGCAGTGAGACGGCGTTCGGGGTTGGTGCGGAGTTTCGAGCTAAACGAAATCATGCAGTTATGGACGAGGACTGGAGTTTCAGCCCCGTACTGCGTAAGAACAAGGACAAGGCGTGGAGTCAGCTTGGAACCAGCGGCGCAGGAAACCATTTTGTCGAATACGGAGTTTTGACTTTTGAAAAGGCAGGTCTCGGTCTTGCCGCCGGCCGGTATCTGGCGCTCTTAAGCCATAGCGGCAGCCGCGGAACCGGCAACTC
Proteins encoded:
- a CDS encoding sacsin N-terminal ATP-binding-like domain-containing protein — encoded protein: MDKKEFINKIRDDYSPNKNTQRTLEGYSSSIKTLAEDLYSKDTHFIFELIQNAEDNNYADDVSPTLRFKIAEINLQRKKEISLIIENNETGFEESHVDAICKIGKSTKDKSQGYIGEKGIGFKSVFKITNSPSIFSNGFQFSLPENDEETKLGYIVPKWIDIIPNEINRDWTTIILPLNKENDAVNNLLKYLEEIEPETILFLKRIKKIEIVVDTPKDNYKIVIEKKDESYPLVKLIHCKNAEGFRTAVYWINSEEFDKPEYAYSDKRPKTQKRVVSVALPLNKKSSQQKLFAYLPVWEETGIPFLINADFLLVSSREGIHEEESWNEWLRDCISIVYREGVLSCLQSDLVSIDQNMPYMPLYPQRLTILF
- a CDS encoding SNF2-related protein, translated to MNDVTPKMVALQQLISEGLCKWLESRLLKMSGKWWKEYVIPNLSYQQNEMVKRSNIKSLARLDLAALLRIFEKNWYNLSDKEPSLTPENKCYLHEMKIVRNRWAHVSSEGINAKDVNRDLDTIQRFAESWDENKLVQEAAGQLKKNLLKEVPSTPSEKSNLTTETMKKTATGLEIGNIICLKSDKNKKGAVTGIKLTDTEAIITVFIDGDNKIFYESQIEPAETSKQSKSTIDQLHRKLTALQLKNPSVDKLYSLNAARIDIVPYQFMPVMKIIKSEQPRILIADGVGVGKTIEAGLIMRELQARKEVESVLVICPKPLVTEKKWFSEMKRFDEDFTELDGKSLKYCLDETYKECWPQQHNKTILTYSLFSEITVEGDRKRHLKGIEDLADDIKFDMVIVDEAHHIRNSNTYGYRAVECFCRNAESVVFLTATPVQMGNSDLYTLLNLLRPDLIVDLDSFKYLVEPNPHINKALSFARIGGHDWQIKALNALQKAECTRYGQTAYKNTEFQNLTKKLNKDTLDSKARVSAISAIEGFHSFASIINRTRRRDIADFCVRNVETVEVDFTNEQRIFYDAILQFEIERLGRSHGGINIKWMTSTIRRQLSSCVYGLTPFIKEITDKKLSAIANCSISDDEIDLTGEDIEYLRSLSAEIEECLHKLPEQDPKYDALKKIVDQKISMPNNKLMIFSSFRHTLNYLAGKLKGAGIRIGLIHGDIPDEVRVTLRNRFEKDKTDEDAIDVLLFSEVGCEGLDYQFCDAMVNYDLPWNPMRIEQRIGRIDRRGQKSEAVAIYNLIVKGTIDADIYSRCLLRIGVFKESIGDCEEILGEITEKLRDIATNLELTDQQRQEKLKQLADNEVLQIEKQRELEDHQHQFFGLQVPTNNAQQKLESGESYWLSPQAIRLLVETYLLSRCGEGEYILGRQPLKTLRLSKEARQRLLADFKSLSLDKSRLNRQWQRWLEGADQVCRLTFDGECASDNREAQFIMPLHPLVKQAVMIVDTKKMSCLTVRVSTDITQPGEYRFMIFTWAKQGFVQDMELIAVCEDPDLEENLFALLQETVDYEYSGTVSKDDYSDVEKRHYTLWKNANKEHKQKTIEVCNIKLDSLRTSHNAKSAVLQSQLDSADNEKIRRMKQSQLENTEAAYQRRKSKIEEAKEKADIHTEPVAYGIIKIGH
- the larE gene encoding ATP-dependent sacrificial sulfur transferase LarE, producing MADKLSNLKNTLKGYQKLAIAFSGGLDSTFLAAAAAETLGRENVLLFMAQGPIIPENQIRDAEKTAANLGLKIIRADADVMSIGEFTCNSTMRCYYCKKHLFARIQQQARQMGFEHVACGTNTDDYSDYRPGNKAVEELGVLCPLDDAGMSKDDIRNYARRMKLPQADMPTTTCLATRLPYDTEITPEILKQIEKSEQVLYELGFSGFRIRFCGDTARIELPQSQMSRILEKNIRDRICSELRKSGFNYISLDLDGYQSGSMNRGLGK